The Rhodothermales bacterium genome has a window encoding:
- a CDS encoding BlaI/MecI/CopY family transcriptional regulator — protein MPPESTLPRPTDAELAILRVLWDCGASTVRAVHEALESTQSTGYTTVLKLMQIMHGKGLVTRDDANKAHVYRPAVEEEAIQRNLVASLLDRAFQGSAEKLVLRALSLKPSTPEELAAIRALLDKLEDTP, from the coding sequence GTGCCTCCAGAATCCACCCTGCCCCGCCCCACCGATGCCGAGCTAGCGATCCTGCGTGTATTGTGGGATTGCGGCGCCAGCACCGTGCGCGCCGTCCACGAAGCGCTCGAGTCCACCCAGTCGACCGGCTACACGACCGTCCTCAAGCTGATGCAGATCATGCACGGCAAGGGCCTGGTGACGCGCGACGACGCCAACAAGGCGCACGTATACCGGCCGGCTGTTGAGGAGGAGGCCATCCAGCGCAACCTGGTGGCATCATTGCTCGACCGGGCGTTTCAGGGCAGCGCCGAGAAGCTCGTGCTCCGCGCCTTATCCCTGAAACCCAGCACCCCCGAAGAACTCGCCGCGATTCGTGCGTTGTTGGACAAACTGGAGGACACGCCATGA
- a CDS encoding M56 family metallopeptidase, with protein sequence MNATFVDLAGLALLHSLWQGLVIAGALGLALHLLRGVSPGVRYLVCWVALVAMVAAPVGLVLGGQGGLAGQGVGGWEEGAVAPATTEGLGGGVDEELAALQESSFAVRPFLVVGWLVGVVVMLARLVLGWRAVHRLCRLPGEALGEDLRLAVDRLRNRLGIDRLIRITVTDRAGEPMLIGWLKPVVLIPAALLAGMPVAQVEAILAHELAHIRRHDYLFAVLQSLMEAVLFYHPAAWWISGKIREERERACDDLAVAAINNRVTYARALAGLEQRRVESTRLALLAGGGSLLERIQRLVEPPAPDRLRSSAGVVLVVAMVVISGFLMAACNEKTLPGEPLVEDLAALPDELATMIQQADIEGTITYLHDRREAGDPGAYQLLLDAFRAAKDDELRRNMVFVFAHFNTLEADRELIRIAETDSEPRVRQNTVRAINMRIPRDQAATYGVAFTRGEPIGYNEHYPKMSDEQIEAVRPGLRRIALDSDNPSNSSAVHALAWHGDEKELLEELLMGSENYLLLSDAVVLLGTPDDQGRSLRDLYHRWNGEGLGRHHVLGRLVSSFPSMEGVELVLDAARDDMKQHFEGEYAILMGYLERFPPELRLNAITRLEQEQGTFEAGSQPADELRDMIKRLNTL encoded by the coding sequence ATGAACGCGACTTTTGTAGATCTTGCGGGCTTGGCGCTACTGCACTCGCTGTGGCAGGGATTGGTAATCGCTGGGGCGTTGGGCCTGGCGCTGCACCTGCTGCGCGGCGTCTCACCGGGGGTGCGGTATCTGGTGTGTTGGGTGGCGTTGGTGGCGATGGTTGCCGCGCCGGTGGGGTTGGTGTTGGGTGGACAGGGGGGACTCGCTGGACAGGGTGTTGGGGGATGGGAGGAAGGAGCGGTGGCGCCGGCCACGACAGAGGGTTTGGGGGGTGGAGTGGATGAGGAGTTGGCGGCCTTGCAGGAATCCAGTTTTGCGGTGCGGCCGTTTCTGGTTGTGGGGTGGTTGGTGGGTGTTGTTGTGATGCTCGCCCGACTGGTGCTGGGTTGGCGGGCCGTGCATCGACTGTGCCGGCTGCCGGGCGAGGCGCTCGGCGAGGACCTACGGCTGGCCGTCGACCGGTTGCGGAATCGGTTGGGGATAGACCGGCTCATCCGCATCACCGTGACCGACCGCGCCGGCGAGCCGATGCTTATCGGATGGCTCAAGCCCGTTGTCCTGATCCCGGCCGCCCTGCTCGCCGGCATGCCGGTAGCGCAGGTCGAGGCCATCCTCGCCCATGAGCTGGCGCACATCCGCCGGCACGATTACCTTTTCGCCGTGCTTCAATCGCTGATGGAGGCCGTGCTGTTTTACCATCCGGCCGCGTGGTGGATTTCGGGGAAGATCCGCGAGGAGCGCGAGCGGGCGTGTGACGACCTGGCGGTAGCGGCGATCAACAACCGGGTGACGTATGCCCGTGCGCTGGCCGGACTGGAGCAGCGCCGGGTGGAGTCGACGCGGCTGGCGCTGCTGGCTGGCGGAGGGTCGTTGCTGGAGCGGATCCAGCGCCTGGTGGAGCCGCCGGCGCCGGACCGGTTGCGGTCGAGCGCCGGCGTGGTGCTGGTGGTGGCGATGGTGGTGATTTCCGGCTTCTTGATGGCGGCCTGCAACGAAAAAACCCTGCCTGGAGAGCCCCTCGTCGAAGACCTCGCCGCCCTTCCCGACGAGCTGGCCACGATGATCCAACAGGCGGATATCGAGGGGACGATTACGTACCTGCACGACCGGCGGGAGGCGGGGGATCCGGGGGCGTATCAGCTGTTGCTGGATGCTTTTCGGGCAGCGAAGGATGACGAATTGCGCCGTAACATGGTGTTCGTCTTCGCCCACTTCAACACGCTGGAGGCGGATCGAGAGCTGATCCGGATTGCTGAGACAGATTCGGAACCGAGAGTTCGGCAGAATACAGTTCGAGCCATCAATATGCGTATCCCCCGAGATCAGGCGGCCACTTATGGTGTCGCATTCACCCGGGGAGAGCCCATCGGATACAACGAACACTATCCCAAAATGTCCGATGAACAGATTGAAGCCGTCCGCCCGGGATTGAGGCGCATTGCGCTAGATTCCGACAACCCATCTAACTCATCTGCCGTGCATGCACTGGCGTGGCATGGTGACGAAAAAGAATTGCTCGAGGAGTTATTGATGGGTAGTGAAAACTATCTGCTACTTTCTGATGCCGTGGTGTTGCTGGGAACACCCGATGATCAGGGACGCTCCCTCAGGGATCTCTATCATCGCTGGAACGGCGAGGGATTGGGACGACACCACGTTTTAGGTCGACTGGTATCCAGCTTCCCTTCCATGGAAGGCGTTGAGTTGGTACTCGACGCCGCGAGAGACGACATGAAGCAACATTTCGAGGGGGAGTACGCGATTCTGATGGGTTATCTCGAGCGTTTTCCGCCGGAGCTTCGCCTGAACGCCATCACTCGATTGGAACAGGAGCAGGGGACATTCGAGGCGGGTAGTCAACCTGCCGACGAGCTGCGCGATATGATTAAGCGGCTGAACACGTTGTAG